Below is a window of Leucobacter sp. Psy1 DNA.
CCCAGATCTGCTCGACGAGTTCGGCGTCGTGCTTGCCCTCCACGAAGATGCGGCTCGGCATCGCGACCTTCGCCCGCTGATCCGCGACCGCGACCGACCCCGACGCGGTGCGCCGAGGGCCCTTCGGCGCCGCCTGAGGCATCTGGAGCGTGACCGGCTTCCCCTCGATCATGAAACCGTCGCGCAGGGAGAAGGCGCGCACCTTGCCCCGCCCGTTCTCGAGCTCCACGAGCCCCTGCCTGACCCCGACCACGGCGCCGCACCACTCCGTCTCGGAGTGCTCCACGATCAGGCCGCGCTTCAGCGTCACCGGGGTGCGCTGCTGCGGCCCGCGCTGCGGTTTCATGTCGGCCAGCACATCGCGGTCGTAGCGGGGATCGTGCATGGAGACGAGCCTACCGCGAGCGCGGTGGTACGGTGCTCGGGTGACCACAGAGGACCCGCCGGACGCGCAGCGCGGATCCCGGACCCCCGGACGCCTCCGCGGCCTCCTCGTCGACATCAGCCCCCTCCGGCAGAGCCCCGCCTTCGCGCGACTCTGGATCGGCACCTCCGTGGCGCAGATCGGCGCGCAGCTCACGGTGGTCGCCGTCGCGCTCCACGTGTACGAGCTCACCCACTCGACCCTCGCCGTCGCACTCGTCGCGCTGTGGGCGCTCGGCCCCATGATTCTCGCCGGCTTCCTCGGCGGTTCGCTCGCCGACACCTTCGACCGTCGGCTCGTCGCCCTCGGCACCTCGGTCGTGGCGTGGATCGCGATCGGCGCCATGACCACCATCGCATTCCTCGACGTCACCGCCACCTGGCCGTACTACGCGCTCGCGGCCGTGAACGCCGCCTCGGCCACCATGATGGGCACCGCCCGCGGCGCGATCGTGCCGCGCATCGTCCCCACCCAGCTTCTCCCCGCAGCCGCCGCGCTCAACGGCATCATGATGGGGACCGCCGTCACGGTCGGGCCAGCCCTCGCCGGCGTCTTCGTCGCCTCGTTCGGTTTCGCGTGGACCTACCTCGTCGACGCCGTGCTGTTCACGGCCGCGTTCGTCGGGATTCTGAGTCTGCCGCCCGTCGCCCCGGATCGCGGCGCCCACACGTCGCGCGGGCTCGGATTCTCGGCGGTGACCGCGAGCCTGCGCTTTCTGAAGCACGCCCCAAACGTGCGAGCCACGTTCATCTTCGACCTCATCGCCATGACGTTCGGGCAGCCCCGAGTCGTCTTCCCCGCAGCAGGCGCGCTGATCCTCGGCGGCGACGCCGTCACGGTCGGGGCTCTCACCGCCTCCTTCGCGGCCGGTGCACTGCTCAGCGGACTCGTCTCAGGACCGCTCGGACGCGTGCGACGACAGGGACGCGCCGTCACCGGCGCGATCCTCGCCTACGGCCTCTGCATCGCCGCGTTCGGCCTCGTGCTCCTCATTACGGGAGCCGTTCAGACCGGCACCGCCACCCCTGACGACCCGCGCGATGTCGTCTGGCCCGCGCTGATCCTCGCCTGCGCGACCCTCGCGGGCGCCGGGGCGAGCGACAACGTCAGCGCCGTCTTCCGCACCACCATTCTCCAAGCCGCGGCTCCCGACGACGTCCGGGGTCGCATGCAAGGACTCTTCTACGTCGTCGTCGCCGGAGGCCCGCGCGTCGGAGACCTCTTCGCCGGCGCGCTCGCCGCGGCGCTGGCGCTCTGGGCGCCCGCGCTCATCGGCGGCCTCCTCATCGTCGCGCTCATGACGGTGATGTTCCGCGTGTACCGTGGGTTCCAGCAGTACGACGCGGCCGCGCCGGTCCCGTGAGCGCCGAGCGCGACGGAACCGGGGTCGGGGCCGTTCTCACCGAGCCGAAGGAGCCCCTGTGACCGAGACCGCCGCCGCATCAGCCGCACCCGAGCCGACCGTGCTCTCGCGCCGGTCGGGAGCCGCCCTGCACGTGACGCTCAACCGGCCGCGCGCGATCAACGCGCTCACGCTGGAGATGTTCCAGCTCCTCGACCAGGCGCTGACCGAGGCTGTGGATGGTGGGTCGCGGCTCATTCTGCTCGACGGGGCCGGCGAGCGCGGGTTCTGCGGGGGCGGGGACATCAAGGCGATGTCGGCGGATGGTGCTCGCGACGCGCACGAGATCCTGTCGACCGAGTACGACGTCGATCACCGCATCGCCACGTCGCCCGTTCCGGTCGTCGGCATCATGGACGGCGTCACGATGGGCGGCGGCCTCGGGCTCACTGCGCACGCCGCCGTGCGCATCGTGACGGAGCGGAGCGTGCTGGCGATGCCCGAGGTGCGCATCGGCATCGTGCCGGATGTCGGGGGCAACGTGCTTTTCGCGCGCGCACCTGGTCGCATCGGCGAACTGCTCGCGATTACGGCGGGCACCATGGACGCAGGCGACGCGCTCGCACTCGGGTTCGCCGATCACTTCGTGCGATCGGAGCGCCTGCCCGAACTGTATGAGGCGCTCGAGAGTCTTCCCGCAGAGGGCGATGCCCGCGATGCCGTTCAAGAGACGGTGCGACGCTTCGCAGAAGCGCCGCCGGAGTCGGGTCTGCTCGAGGCTCGCGAGTGGTTCGACCCGATTGCGGACGCCGCCCTCGCCGGTGGTGATGCGGCCGCCGAGTCGGCCGCCGCCGCGGGAGCGCTCATCGAAGCACTGGAGTCGTCGGATGATGCGCGAGCCGGCGAGACCGCGGCGACGGTGCGGGCGATGTGCCCGGTCTCGGTGGCGGTCGCGATCGCGAGGATCGCCGAGACGCGGTCGCTCGACGCCGAGACGGGCACCGGCGACGACCCGTCGCGTACGGTGCTGCGGCGCGTGCTCGACGAGGATCTTCGCGTCCTCTCCGCGCTGGCGACGCACCCGAACTTCGCCGAGGGCGTCAGGGCTCAGGTCATCGACAAGGATCGCCGCCCGCGCTGGCAGCCGACGCGGATCGAGGATCTCACCCCGTCCGACGTCGAGGTCGTCGGGGCGACGCGCACGTAGACGCCGCTACGATCGAGGGGTGACAGCGCCCTGGGATCCCGACGCGGCCGCGACCGTCTACCTCGGCGATAACTTGCCGATTCTGCGGTCGATGCCGAGCGCCGCGTTCACGGTCGCGTACCTGGACCCGCCGTTCAACACGGGTCGCCTGCGTCAGGCCGAGCGGGTGCGCGGAGTGCCGCTCAGCGAGGGCGGCAACCGGCTCGGGTTCCGCGGCCTCGGGTACCGTGTGACGCGCCAGATGACCCTCGCGTACGACGACCGCTTCGGCGCGTACTGGGACTTCCTGGAGCCCAGGCTCGCCGAAACATGGCGCCTGCTCGCGCCAGACGGCACGCTCTACCTGCACCTCGACTATCGAGAGGTCCACTACGCCAAGGTGCTGCTGGACGCACTCTTCGGGCCGGAGTGCTTCTTGAACGAGATCATCTGGGCGTACGACTACGGCGCTCGCGCGCGGAATCGCTGGCCCACGAAGCACGAGAACATCCTGGTCTACGTCAAAGACCCCGAGCGGTACTACTTCGATGCCGACGCGGTCGATCGCGAGCCGTACATGGCGCCGGGTCTCGTAACGCCAGAGAAGGCGGCGCGCGGTAAGCTGCCGACCGACACGTGGTGGCACACGATCGTGTCGCCGACGGGGGCCGAGCGGACGGGCTACCCGACGCAGAAACCGGTCGGCATTGTGCGGCGAATGATCCAGGCCTCGTCGCGTCCCGGCGATGCCGTGATCGATCCCTTCGCGGGCAGCGGGACCGCCGGTGCGGCGGCGCTCGATCTCGGGCGGCGTTCGGTGCTCGTCGACGACAACGCCGAAGCGGTCGAGGTCATGCGTCAGCGGTTCGATGGACGCGGGGTGCGATTCGTGCCGTGACCGCGGCGCTGCCGTCGATCTGATCGAGGAGCATGCGGTGCAGCACGGGGTCGCGGCTCACCTCGGGGTGGAAGGCGACACCGGTGACGGGCAGTGTCGTCGAGGCGGCGCCGACGACTCTGCCGTCGACGTACGCGATCGGTCGGGCGGCCCCGCCCACGGCCGTGATCTCGGGGGCGCGGATGAGGGCTCCCCTCACCGTCGTACCGGGCTCGGTTCCGGTTTGGGATCCCGCGTCGGCGGTCCCGGGCGCGAGCACAAACTCTGCCTCCCGCGACGCGACCTGGGCGCCGAAGGCGTTGCGTCGCACCGTGACGTCGAGCACCCGGAGGGACTGCTGGCCGGGGGCGGGGTCCGCGACCCGTTCGGCGAGGAGGATGAGTCCGGCGCAGGTGCCGAGGGTCGGGATCCCGGCCAGGATGAGGTCGCGCAGCGAGTCGGCGATCCCGAGCCTGCGTGAGAGTCGGTCGATCACGCCGGACTCGCCTCCAGGGAGCACGAGCGCGTCGACGCGCGGTCCGTCGGGCCCCGCCGCGTGCTCGGGTCGGCGTACGAGCACGACCCTGGCGCCGAGCCCCTCGAGCACGCTCGCGTGCTCGGAGACACCACCTTGGAGGGCGAGTACGCCGACGGTCGGGGCGCCGGCGAGCCTCACCAGCCGCGCTCGGCGAGGCGGTGCGGTGCCGGGAGGTCGGCCACGTTGATTCCGACCATGGCCTCGCCGAGACCGCGCGAAGCGTCGGCGATCGCCCGGGGGTCGTCGTACTGCGCCGTCGCGGCGACGATCGCCGCGGCCCGCTTCTCCGGCGCGCCGGACTTGAAGATGCCCGAGCCGACGAAGACGCCGTCGGCGCCGAGCTGCATCATCATCGCGGCGTCGGCCGGGGTGGCCACGCCGCCGGCGGTGAAGAGCACGACGGGCAGGGTGCCGGTCTCGGCGACCTCGCGCACGAGATCGACGGGGGCCTGCAGCTCCTTCGCGGCGACGTAGAGCTCGTCTGCCGTGAGCGTGCGCAGACGGTTGATCTCACCGCGGATGGTGCGGATGTGCTTCGTCGCCTCCGACACGTCTCCGGTGCCGGCTTCGCCCTTGGAGCGGATCATCGCCGCGCCCTCCGTGATGCGCCTGAGCGCTTCGCCGAGGTTCGTCGCCCCGCACACGAATGGGACGGTGAAACCCTGCTTGTCGATGTGGTTCACGTAGTCAGCGGGGGAGAGGACCTCGGACTCGTCGATGTAGTCCACCTCGAGGGCTTCCAGCACCTGCGCCTCGACGAAGTGCCCGATGCGGGCCTTCGCCATGACGGGGATCGAGACGGCGGCCTTGATGCCGTCGATGAGGTCGGGGTCGCTCATGCGGGCCACGCCGCCCTGCGCCCGGATGTCTGCGGGGACGCGCTCGAGCGCCATGACGGCGACGGCGCCCGCGTCTTCGGCGATCCGTGCTTGCTCGGGGGTGACGACGTCCATGATGACGCCTCCCTTGAGCATGTCGGCGAGACCGCGCTTGACGAGAGGGGAGCCGGTTGCGGAGGTGTGGTGAGCGGTTGCTGAGGTCATATGGATCAGCCTGGCGGAGCGCATTGGTCCATATCAAGATCCAAGAACTGCAGAGTGAGGTGGACCAAAAGCGAGACGCATGGCAGAATGCTCCTGTGCGCAGAACCGGGCCGAGCGGGCCGAGCGAGATTCCGCTCCACCTCGATCGGACGGCCGAGGCGACGCTCCCCGTGCAACTCGCGGCCGGCCTCCGCGACGCCATCGACCGCGACACGCTTCGCGGTGGCGAGAGCGTGCCGCCGACGCGGGAACTCGCCCGTCGCGCGGGGGTCGCCCGCGGCGTCGTCGTCGCCGCGTACGAGCAGCTCATCGCAGAGGGTTACCTCCGCGCCGGCCACGGGCGCGGCACCATCGTGAACCCGGATCTCGGGCGCTCGGCGGGCCCGCGACGCGTCGCCGGGGGGAGCGAGCTCCGGGATCCGGAACCGACTCGCCGTCGACCACCCCTGGCGCCAGGCGCACCGCTCTCCGACGCGACGACCCGGCCTGCCTGGCGCGCTGCCTGGCGCGAAGCCGCGCGCCGCCCGCTGGCCGGATCGCCGCCCGCAGGCGACCCGAGACTCAGATACGAGATCGCGGAGCACCTGAGGCTCATGCGCGGAACGGCGCGATCGGCGGATGACGTGCTCATCACCGCGGGAGCCCGCGAGGGGTTGGGGCTGCTGCTCACCGCGCTCGGCACGACCAGGGGGCACGGGCTCGTCGTCGGGGTGGAAAACCCCGGGTACCCGTCGCTCCGCGGCGTAGCCGCTCGGCACGGGGCCCGGATCGTGCCGCTCGCCGTCGACCGCGACGGATTGCGCACGGCGGACCTGCCATCCGGTCTGCTCGATGCGGTGATCGTCACGCCGAGTCACCAGTATCCGGCGGGCGGGTCGCTGCCGCTCCAGCGCCGGCGTGAGCTGCTCGAGTGGGCCGGCCGCACCGGCGTCGTGGTCGTCGAGGACGATTACGACTCGGAACTCAGGTACTCGGGGAGCCCGCTGCCCGCCCTCGCGGCGCTCGACGATCCGCTCTCGGGCTCCGTGGTCACACTCGGCACGTTCTCGAGCACCGTGAGCCCCGCGCTGTCGGCTGGGTTCCTCCTCGCGCCTGCGAATCTGCGCGGGCTGCTCGAGCCGATCCGCGCGGATCTCGGTGCTCCGGTCTCGAGCGTCGTGCAGGTCGCCCTCGCCGAGTACCTCGCGGCGGGTGAGCTGCGCCGCAACATCACTCGCGTGCGACGCCGCACGAGTGCGCGACGCGACGAGCTCTCGGACACGCTCGCGGGGATCGCCGGCGTCCGTGTGCGGCCGATGAGCGGTGGACTGAACGCGGTGCTCGAGTTCACCGGCGCCCCGGATGCCGATGCCGAGCGGAGGATCGTCGCGCGCGCGTCCGCACCGACGTCGCAGTTCCCGACCGGTCTCGGGGTGGCGGCGCTCGGTGACTACTGGCAGCACCACCGGGGCGCGGCGGGCGCGGGGCTCGTGCTCGGGACCGGCGGACCTGACGAGGGGGAGTTCCGGGCGTCGATCGCCGAGCTTCGGGCCATGCTCGTCGCCGAGTCCCGTAGCCTGGACTCGTGAGCGTTGACACCCTGACCCCGAGCATGCAGAACTACCTCAAGGTGATCTGGGGACTGCAGGAGTGGAACGACGCCCCCGTCTCGAACTCCGCGATCGCGGAGAGCGCCGGCGTCCGGCTGTCGACCGTCTCCGACGCGCTGCGCAAGCTCGCGGAACAGGGGCTGGTCGGGCACGCCCGCTACGGCGACGTGTCGCTCACCGCCGAGGGGCGCGAGTACGCGATCTCCATGACCCGCAGGCACCGGCTGCTCGAGACCTACCTCGTGCGCCACCTCGGATACCAGTGGGACGAAGTGCACGACGAGGCCGACCGGCTCGAGCACGCCGTCTCCGACGAGCTGGTGGACCGCATCGACCACGCGCTCGGATACCCCACGCGCGACCCGCACGGCGACCCCATCCCGACGCGAGACGGAGAGGTGCGACGACCCGACGCCGTGCCGCTGGGCGAGGTCCCTGCGCCCCGCCGGGTGCGGATCGAGCGGATCTCCGACGCCGACAACGAGATGCTCCAGTACTTCGCCACCCGCGGGCTCGTCGTCGATGCGGTATTGGACATCGGCGAGAGCGCACCGTACTCCGAGACGGTCGAGGTCACCGTTGCGGATGCGAGCGGCCAGGGAGCCGGACCCTCTGCAGGGTCCGAGCCCGTCACCCTCGGGGCGTCGGCGGCAGCAGCGATCTGGGTCGCACCCATCGCTGAGCGGGACACGGTGTAGCTAGGCGATTTCAGCCACGGAATCCGTCGACTTCCGAGGCGCATCGCCCGCGAACTTGAGCCCGAGCACGCACCCGACGATGCCGGCGAGGAACAGGATCTTGAGCGCCGAGACGGGTTCGGTGCCGAGCGCCATCGAGACGGCGACGGTGAGCGCAGCACCGAGGCCGGTCCAAATGGCGTAGGCAACGCTGACCGGAATCGCGCGCATGGCGTATCCCAGACCGAGCATGCTGAGCGGCAGGGCGATCCCGAAGACGATCGCCGGGCCGAGCACCGTGAACCCGCGGGACTCGTCGAGCGCGATCGCCCAGGTCGCCTCGAGGAACGCGCTGGCGAGCAGGACTATCCAGTGCCGGGTGCCCGCCACGCTCAACTCACCGCCTTCAGGCCGACGACGCAGGCTATGAGGCCGACGAGCAGGCACACCTTGACGACGGTCGCGCGCTCCCTCCGCGTGACGAGCGCCCACGCCGCAGTGAGGACCGCCCCGATACCGACCCAGACGGCGTACGCCGTTCCGACGGGAATCTCGAGCATCGCCACCGCGAGTCCGGCCATGCTGAGCGCGAGCGAGATGACGAAGACCACACTCGGCCAGAGCCGCCGGAAGCCCTGCGACGCGCCGAGCGCGGTGGCCCAAACGGCCTCGAGCATTCCGCTGGCGATGAGAATCACCCATGCGAGCGACACGATCCACCTCCCGTGGCAGTCTTGTCGCTGGGCGGGTACTGCTCCCTCGTCCGCGCCCCGCCTTCGCGGGACTGCTGACAGTCTCTCACACCTGGACGTGCGCTGCCGGCGTCCGGTAGGGGATAATCGACTGAGGAGAGGTCACGACGGAGGGAGCGCAGTGTTCAGCAGGTTCTTCAAGCGCGACCGCAAACGTCGTGCGCCACGTCGCTTGCCTCGTCGAGTACTCGCTCCGGTCGAGGAGATCGTGGAGCAGGGACTGCTGGTCGATGACGTTGCCGTTCGCATGAACGTCAAGAACGCCGTCATCATGAATGCGCTGAAGCGCGGCGTCGACTACGACGAGCAGCAGATCGCGGGCATGGTCCGCACCACGCTCACCGATCTCGCGGACGAGCGGGATCAGGATGCGCAGCATATCGGCCGCATGCTCGGTGAGATCCGCGACACCGGCTCGAGCGCGTCGAGCGACTCCGAGTACGGCAACGACGACAACCGGACCCTCCGCCACCGGCGCGAGGTCTACGAGACGATCGCGAGTGCGCTGCGGGAGCGGGCGGCAGACGACGCCTATGTGGCGCAGATCGTGGA
It encodes the following:
- the pdxT gene encoding pyridoxal 5'-phosphate synthase glutaminase subunit PdxT, whose product is MRLAGAPTVGVLALQGGVSEHASVLEGLGARVVLVRRPEHAAGPDGPRVDALVLPGGESGVIDRLSRRLGIADSLRDLILAGIPTLGTCAGLILLAERVADPAPGQQSLRVLDVTVRRNAFGAQVASREAEFVLAPGTADAGSQTGTEPGTTVRGALIRAPEITAVGGAARPIAYVDGRVVGAASTTLPVTGVAFHPEVSRDPVLHRMLLDQIDGSAAVTARIAPRVHRTADA
- a CDS encoding multidrug efflux SMR transporter; protein product: MSLAWVILIASGMLEAVWATALGASQGFRRLWPSVVFVISLALSMAGLAVAMLEIPVGTAYAVWVGIGAVLTAAWALVTRRERATVVKVCLLVGLIACVVGLKAVS
- a CDS encoding metal-dependent transcriptional regulator — encoded protein: MSVDTLTPSMQNYLKVIWGLQEWNDAPVSNSAIAESAGVRLSTVSDALRKLAEQGLVGHARYGDVSLTAEGREYAISMTRRHRLLETYLVRHLGYQWDEVHDEADRLEHAVSDELVDRIDHALGYPTRDPHGDPIPTRDGEVRRPDAVPLGEVPAPRRVRIERISDADNEMLQYFATRGLVVDAVLDIGESAPYSETVEVTVADASGQGAGPSAGSEPVTLGASAAAAIWVAPIAERDTV
- a CDS encoding MFS transporter; the protein is MTTEDPPDAQRGSRTPGRLRGLLVDISPLRQSPAFARLWIGTSVAQIGAQLTVVAVALHVYELTHSTLAVALVALWALGPMILAGFLGGSLADTFDRRLVALGTSVVAWIAIGAMTTIAFLDVTATWPYYALAAVNAASATMMGTARGAIVPRIVPTQLLPAAAALNGIMMGTAVTVGPALAGVFVASFGFAWTYLVDAVLFTAAFVGILSLPPVAPDRGAHTSRGLGFSAVTASLRFLKHAPNVRATFIFDLIAMTFGQPRVVFPAAGALILGGDAVTVGALTASFAAGALLSGLVSGPLGRVRRQGRAVTGAILAYGLCIAAFGLVLLITGAVQTGTATPDDPRDVVWPALILACATLAGAGASDNVSAVFRTTILQAAAPDDVRGRMQGLFYVVVAGGPRVGDLFAGALAAALALWAPALIGGLLIVALMTVMFRVYRGFQQYDAAAPVP
- a CDS encoding asparagine synthase, whose amino-acid sequence is MFSRFFKRDRKRRAPRRLPRRVLAPVEEIVEQGLLVDDVAVRMNVKNAVIMNALKRGVDYDEQQIAGMVRTTLTDLADERDQDAQHIGRMLGEIRDTGSSASSDSEYGNDDNRTLRHRREVYETIASALRERAADDAYVAQIVERASEAAWSEISDSLKERASHPYYAGGASPEYQAARDDRIQQLIERDLTALVQQQSPKNGKSPRKWGKKRESE
- a CDS encoding multidrug efflux SMR transporter, giving the protein MAGTRHWIVLLASAFLEATWAIALDESRGFTVLGPAIVFGIALPLSMLGLGYAMRAIPVSVAYAIWTGLGAALTVAVSMALGTEPVSALKILFLAGIVGCVLGLKFAGDAPRKSTDSVAEIA
- a CDS encoding enoyl-CoA hydratase/isomerase family protein; this translates as MTETAAASAAPEPTVLSRRSGAALHVTLNRPRAINALTLEMFQLLDQALTEAVDGGSRLILLDGAGERGFCGGGDIKAMSADGARDAHEILSTEYDVDHRIATSPVPVVGIMDGVTMGGGLGLTAHAAVRIVTERSVLAMPEVRIGIVPDVGGNVLFARAPGRIGELLAITAGTMDAGDALALGFADHFVRSERLPELYEALESLPAEGDARDAVQETVRRFAEAPPESGLLEAREWFDPIADAALAGGDAAAESAAAAGALIEALESSDDARAGETAATVRAMCPVSVAVAIARIAETRSLDAETGTGDDPSRTVLRRVLDEDLRVLSALATHPNFAEGVRAQVIDKDRRPRWQPTRIEDLTPSDVEVVGATRT
- the pdxS gene encoding pyridoxal 5'-phosphate synthase lyase subunit PdxS, producing the protein MTSATAHHTSATGSPLVKRGLADMLKGGVIMDVVTPEQARIAEDAGAVAVMALERVPADIRAQGGVARMSDPDLIDGIKAAVSIPVMAKARIGHFVEAQVLEALEVDYIDESEVLSPADYVNHIDKQGFTVPFVCGATNLGEALRRITEGAAMIRSKGEAGTGDVSEATKHIRTIRGEINRLRTLTADELYVAAKELQAPVDLVREVAETGTLPVVLFTAGGVATPADAAMMMQLGADGVFVGSGIFKSGAPEKRAAAIVAATAQYDDPRAIADASRGLGEAMVGINVADLPAPHRLAERGW
- a CDS encoding site-specific DNA-methyltransferase gives rise to the protein MPSAAFTVAYLDPPFNTGRLRQAERVRGVPLSEGGNRLGFRGLGYRVTRQMTLAYDDRFGAYWDFLEPRLAETWRLLAPDGTLYLHLDYREVHYAKVLLDALFGPECFLNEIIWAYDYGARARNRWPTKHENILVYVKDPERYYFDADAVDREPYMAPGLVTPEKAARGKLPTDTWWHTIVSPTGAERTGYPTQKPVGIVRRMIQASSRPGDAVIDPFAGSGTAGAAALDLGRRSVLVDDNAEAVEVMRQRFDGRGVRFVP
- a CDS encoding PLP-dependent aminotransferase family protein — protein: MRRTGPSGPSEIPLHLDRTAEATLPVQLAAGLRDAIDRDTLRGGESVPPTRELARRAGVARGVVVAAYEQLIAEGYLRAGHGRGTIVNPDLGRSAGPRRVAGGSELRDPEPTRRRPPLAPGAPLSDATTRPAWRAAWREAARRPLAGSPPAGDPRLRYEIAEHLRLMRGTARSADDVLITAGAREGLGLLLTALGTTRGHGLVVGVENPGYPSLRGVAARHGARIVPLAVDRDGLRTADLPSGLLDAVIVTPSHQYPAGGSLPLQRRRELLEWAGRTGVVVVEDDYDSELRYSGSPLPALAALDDPLSGSVVTLGTFSSTVSPALSAGFLLAPANLRGLLEPIRADLGAPVSSVVQVALAEYLAAGELRRNITRVRRRTSARRDELSDTLAGIAGVRVRPMSGGLNAVLEFTGAPDADAERRIVARASAPTSQFPTGLGVAALGDYWQHHRGAAGAGLVLGTGGPDEGEFRASIAELRAMLVAESRSLDS